A window of ANME-2 cluster archaeon genomic DNA:
CTACGTTACTTAGCACATTCTATCAACTGGCAGCTACTATTGCGGTGCAGGATGGCGCGATGCTGTTCTGGACCGCACTTGTATTTTTGCAAATATTATGGATAAGCGAACGATATGACACGGAATCCAGGTTCTTCAGGCGCATGCTGATCATAATGCTGGCTGTGGGTGCCCTGTTCACCTACGTGATAGCTTACAAGTCAAGTATGTACCCCTTCCAGACATGGTTCGATCTCTGGGGCAGCCAGTATAATATCCCTGTGGACTATGCAATGTCTGAGGGTGCTGGATTGCGTCCCATATTAAAGGACCCCATAATGGCCATACACCCGCCGTCCCAGTTCGTGGCATACGCCACCACACTGATACCATTTGCTGCTGCCCTGTCCTACATGATAACAAGTGGCGTAGGCAAGCAATGGGAGAAAGTGCAGCGCCAGTGGATACGTTTCTCATGGTTCTCCATGTCCCTTACCCTGATACTCGGTGGTGCCTGGATATACAAGCTTGCCCAGTGGGGTACACTATCAGGCACTGGCAATATTTGGGCATGGGACCCTTATGAGACCACACCATTCATCGTGTGGATGATAACCACTATGTACATGCACATGGCATACAAGTACAGGACCGGCAGCGAGTATGAGGTGCTCACCCCCCTGTTCGGTACACTTACTTTTATCTCAACACTCTATGCAGGCTGGGTGGCCCGCAGCGGTGCTGTCTCATCCACCCATGATGTGGGTGCGCTGCCCAGTGCCAGTATCTTTTTCTGGTCAACTATCCTGTTGCTGGCTGTTGTACTATACCTGTCTTTTATGAAGATCAAGGATGCAAAGGATGAAGAAGGGGGAAGAGGAAAACTGTTCACCCTGTCCCACATGTTCGACCTGACAGCCATAGTATTTATTGTCCTCTCCTTTATTTGCTTCTTTGGCATTACGGCACCTATCTATTCCAAGCTGGTGATGGACCTGAACGCTAATCCCACAGATAGGGAATTTTTCAATACGCTGGCGTACCCGTTCACTATGCTGCTGATGTTTATTATCGGTGTGTGCCTGCCGTATAAGCCTATTGTAAAGAAGATCGGGGCACAGAAGTATCTTATTGCTGCGGCTGTCATATTATTGCTCAGTGTGATCCTTGCATTCATTGTCCCCGGACCTGAATATTACGTGATAAACCCTTCCAGCCCGTTCTTTAAGTCTGCTTCGGGTATCACACAGATGTTGGGCAGCCTGTCGCTGCTTAGCTATGCGCCTATCTTCCTGTTCTCGCTGGCAGCTATTGTGTACAGGTTCGTGCTGGATGTCAAGGGTACGAAGGACAGTAAACGATTGATCAAGCCCGCTGGTATAACCCTGATACACCTGGGTACGATCCTGCTGTTACTCGGGGTTATTGTTAGCCAGTCCTTTGACGTGACCTACAGGATGAATTATTCTGACTCTGAGCTGGGTGAGATACAGTACGTCAGCACCGGGGTGCTTGACGATTATGGTAATTATAAAGATTACAGTGACAATCCTCTTGGTCTTGAGCTGGTACTTAACAATGGGGATGCAATACATACTGTGAGCACTGGTGACAGGATGGTGGAAGGCCTGACAAAGAATGCTTTCCACATCAACCTCTACAGGGACGGCAAGAAGATATCGACAGGTGCGGCACTTTTCTGGATCGAGCTTAATGATGGGGACCTGGATGGCACTTTCGAGCGGGTGGAGTGGACAAATATCATGGATGATGAGCAGCTTTTCAAGACATACCATGTAAAGTATGGCGGCCGGATCGATGACGGATATAATTTCGTGATCAAGGAGATTCCGCTTATCAGTGCTGTGTGGATCGGTTCAGCACTGATGTGTATCGGTGTGCTGCTTACTTTTGCCGACCAGGAGTTGTTCGGGGTAAAGGAGAATATCAAGTTTAAGGCGAGACCAAGGACTGCGCCTGAGGCACCTGCGAAGAAGGCGGGGCGCAAGAGGATGAAACCGGTACCTACAAAAGCAAATGCTGCCGATAAGTACGAGAAGATGTTGATGGAAGAGCTTGAGGCTGCTAAGAAATAGGCGGGGTTGAGACTTCCTTTTTATTTTTATTTTACACGACTGATACCTTGCAGAAATAAGACCTGCGGCTACGTTACTGTGCGCTGGTTTTGGAGAGCAAGAAGACCGCTAGCGGTGCAGTGCAATTGTAGTTGCGATTTTGGGTAGCCACTTTCCACAAGTTTCATTG
This region includes:
- the ccsA gene encoding cytochrome c biogenesis protein CcsA — protein: MGTFLLNTTLLFSLLSILLLLYREYSGAKEITVSARWTIRISALLSVLTMLLLIYYFLSSDFRFTYVSQNSSTLLSTFYQLAATIAVQDGAMLFWTALVFLQILWISERYDTESRFFRRMLIIMLAVGALFTYVIAYKSSMYPFQTWFDLWGSQYNIPVDYAMSEGAGLRPILKDPIMAIHPPSQFVAYATTLIPFAAALSYMITSGVGKQWEKVQRQWIRFSWFSMSLTLILGGAWIYKLAQWGTLSGTGNIWAWDPYETTPFIVWMITTMYMHMAYKYRTGSEYEVLTPLFGTLTFISTLYAGWVARSGAVSSTHDVGALPSASIFFWSTILLLAVVLYLSFMKIKDAKDEEGGRGKLFTLSHMFDLTAIVFIVLSFICFFGITAPIYSKLVMDLNANPTDREFFNTLAYPFTMLLMFIIGVCLPYKPIVKKIGAQKYLIAAAVILLLSVILAFIVPGPEYYVINPSSPFFKSASGITQMLGSLSLLSYAPIFLFSLAAIVYRFVLDVKGTKDSKRLIKPAGITLIHLGTILLLLGVIVSQSFDVTYRMNYSDSELGEIQYVSTGVLDDYGNYKDYSDNPLGLELVLNNGDAIHTVSTGDRMVEGLTKNAFHINLYRDGKKISTGAALFWIELNDGDLDGTFERVEWTNIMDDEQLFKTYHVKYGGRIDDGYNFVIKEIPLISAVWIGSALMCIGVLLTFADQELFGVKENIKFKARPRTAPEAPAKKAGRKRMKPVPTKANAADKYEKMLMEELEAAKK